Proteins encoded together in one Thermophilibacter immobilis window:
- the folP gene encoding dihydropteroate synthase, with protein MLRESYTTWRCGAHEISLSRPRIMGILNVTPDSFSDGGQNLNAKAAVARGLAMLDEGADIIDVGGESTRPGHVAVSPQEEAERIVPVVRALVEEGAIVSVDTRHADVARMCMRLGASIVNDVTGFTDSDMVKVAADTSCGCVIMHWDQDEGGLGTHVARRQVLLDDSRPNGSAVPHPVTSQRRFTLPEEAPIMRQVMGFLGDQARILLRAGVARERICLDPGPGFNKYADEDVVIQRATHSMVSMGYPLLCAVSRKRFVGAVSGATDVTSRDAATAGICISAIDQGARIVRVHNVAGVSQAINAYWAVSHKDSRQGFVSLGSNVGNRVANLARAVQLIDEIPLTCVVNASHAYETEPAYGIATPVANAVAEIRTELHPLVLMDKLLEVEDSLGRIRDDDRDPKEAGSGPRTIDCDLVWIEGESHVGAKLTLPHPRLGERDYVIVPMEDLMHDPERFLAHAGVRVAPREERVGHVTAELGEVVWE; from the coding sequence ATGCTGAGAGAGAGCTACACCACCTGGAGATGCGGTGCGCACGAGATCTCGCTCTCCCGCCCGCGGATTATGGGCATCCTCAACGTGACGCCCGACTCCTTCTCTGACGGCGGGCAGAACCTCAACGCCAAGGCGGCCGTCGCGCGGGGCCTGGCCATGCTCGACGAGGGTGCCGACATCATCGACGTGGGCGGCGAGTCCACCCGTCCCGGTCATGTTGCCGTTTCCCCTCAGGAGGAAGCCGAGCGCATTGTGCCCGTGGTGCGCGCGCTCGTGGAGGAGGGTGCCATCGTCTCGGTGGACACGCGCCACGCGGACGTGGCCCGGATGTGCATGCGCCTGGGAGCCTCAATCGTGAATGACGTCACGGGCTTCACGGATTCCGATATGGTCAAGGTTGCCGCGGATACCTCCTGTGGTTGTGTGATTATGCATTGGGACCAGGACGAGGGGGGGCTGGGCACGCACGTTGCGCGCCGCCAGGTCCTTCTCGACGACAGCCGTCCCAACGGGTCCGCCGTGCCCCACCCCGTGACCTCGCAGCGGCGCTTCACCCTTCCCGAGGAGGCCCCCATCATGCGCCAGGTCATGGGCTTTTTGGGGGACCAGGCTCGCATTCTCCTGCGTGCCGGCGTCGCCCGAGAGCGCATCTGCCTGGATCCGGGCCCGGGCTTCAACAAGTATGCCGACGAGGATGTGGTCATCCAGCGCGCCACGCACTCCATGGTCTCGATGGGCTATCCGCTCCTGTGTGCCGTCTCACGCAAGCGCTTCGTGGGGGCCGTCTCGGGCGCGACTGACGTCACGTCGCGCGACGCGGCCACGGCTGGCATCTGTATCTCCGCCATCGACCAGGGCGCGCGCATCGTGCGCGTCCACAACGTGGCCGGCGTCTCGCAGGCCATAAACGCCTACTGGGCCGTCTCGCACAAGGACTCGCGTCAGGGGTTCGTCTCGCTTGGCTCGAACGTGGGCAACCGCGTCGCCAACCTTGCGCGCGCGGTGCAGCTCATCGACGAGATTCCGCTGACCTGCGTGGTCAACGCGAGCCATGCCTACGAGACCGAGCCTGCCTACGGCATCGCTACCCCGGTGGCCAACGCCGTGGCCGAGATTCGCACCGAGCTCCACCCCCTCGTGCTCATGGACAAGCTGCTCGAGGTCGAAGACTCCCTCGGACGCATCCGCGATGATGACCGGGACCCCAAGGAGGCCGGGAGCGGTCCGCGCACGATCGACTGCGACCTGGTCTGGATTGAGGGCGAGAGTCACGTGGGTGCCAAGCTCACGTTGCCGCATCCCCGCCTGGGGGAGCGCGACTACGTGATCGTGCCCATGGAGGACCTCATGCACGATCCCGAGCGCTTCCTCGCACATGCGGGCGTGCGGGTGGCTCCGCGCGAGGAGCGCGTGGGTCATGTGACCGCTGAGCTAGGAGAGGTCGTATGGGAGTAG
- a CDS encoding type III pantothenate kinase: MFLAIDVGNTQTTLGLFGPDGALVHGWRMATNASDTTDTLHANTYAYFAKDGLDLAGVTDAGVASVVPALERGWRQCLGDHLGHTPLVVSAAHGYGMSIAMPDPLQVGADRIANAIAARATYGVPVIVVDFGTATNIDVVDQAGAYRGGAISPGLMLSAEALFSKAAKLASVSVEAPAHALGDSTETALQSGLVVGAAAQAEGLVRRIRSELGAPEATVVGTGGLARTVAQATDLFDAIDPDLTLRGIREIWLRENERNQDRRS, translated from the coding sequence ATGTTCCTTGCCATCGACGTCGGCAACACGCAGACCACGCTCGGCCTCTTTGGCCCAGACGGCGCGCTCGTGCACGGCTGGCGCATGGCGACAAACGCCAGCGACACCACGGACACGCTGCACGCGAACACCTACGCCTACTTTGCGAAGGACGGCCTCGACCTGGCGGGCGTGACCGACGCGGGGGTCGCCTCGGTGGTTCCCGCGCTCGAGCGCGGATGGCGCCAATGTCTAGGGGACCATCTGGGCCATACGCCCCTTGTCGTGAGTGCGGCCCACGGCTATGGCATGAGCATCGCGATGCCCGACCCGCTCCAGGTGGGAGCCGACCGCATCGCCAACGCCATCGCCGCGCGCGCCACCTATGGGGTACCCGTCATCGTGGTGGACTTTGGCACCGCGACCAACATCGACGTGGTCGACCAGGCCGGTGCCTATCGTGGGGGGGCCATCTCCCCGGGCCTCATGCTCTCGGCGGAGGCGCTCTTCTCCAAGGCGGCCAAGCTCGCGAGCGTGTCCGTGGAGGCCCCGGCGCACGCGCTGGGGGACTCGACCGAGACCGCCCTGCAGTCAGGGCTGGTGGTGGGTGCCGCCGCGCAGGCCGAGGGGCTCGTCAGGCGCATCCGCAGCGAGCTGGGCGCACCCGAGGCGACCGTGGTGGGGACGGGTGGCCTCGCACGCACGGTGGCGCAGGCGACCGACCTCTTTGATGCCATCGACCCCGACCTCACGCTGCGCGGCATCCGAGAGATCTGGCTGCGGGAGAACGAGCGGAACCAGGACCGCCGAAGCTAG
- the rpmE gene encoding 50S ribosomal protein L31: MKQGIHPDYVECTVRCTCGNTWKTRSTKSEIVVDLCDKCHPFYTGQQKLVDAGGRVQRFSNKFGGAAAAQLKKAEETKAAKAAKAAEEAAAKKAAKEAKAAEKAKRAAEFAKKAEVEVAAAPAFAEEAPAATAEATEAE, encoded by the coding sequence ATGAAGCAAGGAATTCATCCCGACTATGTGGAGTGCACCGTTCGATGCACCTGCGGTAACACCTGGAAGACTCGCTCCACCAAGAGCGAGATTGTCGTAGACCTCTGCGACAAGTGCCACCCGTTCTACACGGGTCAGCAGAAGCTCGTCGACGCCGGTGGCCGCGTCCAGCGCTTCTCCAACAAGTTCGGTGGCGCCGCCGCGGCGCAGCTCAAGAAGGCCGAGGAGACCAAGGCCGCCAAGGCCGCCAAGGCTGCTGAGGAGGCCGCTGCCAAGAAGGCCGCCAAGGAGGCCAAGGCCGCCGAGAAGGCCAAGCGCGCAGCTGAGTTTGCCAAGAAGGCCGAAGTAGAGGTCGCTGCTGCCCCCGCTTTCGCCGAGGAGGCTCCTGCCGCGACTGCCGAGGCCACTGAGGCCGAGTAA
- the prfA gene encoding peptide chain release factor 1: MQDKLIKIIEAYEELEKRLMDPDVVSDPKEYARLAKEHANQAELVAKAREYLSALDDIEAAKEMLHEAADADEKAMLQDDIASNEAKLPALEDDIKVMLIPGDPNDEKDTIVEIRAGVGGDEAAIFAGDLYRMYQHLCEMRGWKIEALSSSPSEAGGFKTIEFKVTGEKVYSILKYESGVHRVQRVPKTESQGRIQTSTATVAVLPEADEIDIQISQEDLRIDTYCASGPGGQCVNTTYSAVRITHLPTNTVVQSQDQRSQIQNREVCMQMLRARLYEKELERQQAEQGAERLSQIGHGNRSEKIRTYNQPQDRVTDHRIGFNGTYNGVLLGDTLPSVIEALAAAERAEKLAQAV; encoded by the coding sequence ATGCAGGACAAGCTCATCAAAATCATCGAGGCCTACGAGGAGCTCGAGAAGAGGCTCATGGATCCGGACGTCGTCTCGGATCCCAAGGAGTACGCGCGCCTGGCCAAGGAACACGCCAACCAAGCCGAGCTCGTGGCCAAGGCACGTGAGTACCTCTCGGCCCTCGACGACATCGAGGCGGCCAAGGAGATGCTGCACGAGGCAGCGGACGCTGACGAGAAGGCCATGCTCCAGGATGACATAGCCTCCAACGAGGCCAAGCTCCCCGCCCTCGAGGACGACATCAAGGTCATGCTCATCCCCGGCGATCCCAACGACGAGAAGGACACGATCGTCGAGATCCGCGCTGGCGTGGGCGGCGACGAGGCGGCCATCTTTGCCGGGGACCTCTACAGGATGTACCAGCATCTCTGCGAGATGCGCGGGTGGAAGATCGAGGCTCTCTCCTCGAGCCCGTCGGAGGCTGGTGGCTTCAAGACCATCGAGTTCAAGGTCACGGGCGAGAAGGTCTACTCGATCCTTAAGTACGAGTCGGGCGTCCATCGCGTCCAGCGCGTCCCCAAGACCGAGAGCCAGGGCCGCATCCAGACCTCCACGGCCACCGTGGCCGTGCTCCCCGAGGCCGACGAGATAGACATCCAGATCAGCCAGGAGGACCTGCGCATCGACACCTACTGCGCCTCCGGCCCTGGCGGCCAGTGCGTCAACACCACCTACTCGGCGGTGCGCATCACCCACCTGCCCACCAATACCGTGGTCCAGTCGCAGGACCAGCGCTCGCAGATCCAGAACCGCGAGGTCTGCATGCAGATGTTGCGCGCCCGCCTCTACGAGAAGGAGCTCGAGCGCCAGCAGGCCGAGCAGGGCGCCGAGCGCCTCTCGCAGATCGGCCACGGCAACCGCTCCGAGAAGATTCGCACGTACAACCAGCCGCAGGATCGCGTGACTGATCACCGGATCGGCTTCAACGGAACCTATAACGGCGTCCTTCTGGGTGACACCCTGCCCAGCGTCATCGAGGCCCTCGCGGCCGCCGAGCGCGCCGAGAAGCTCGCCCAGGCAGTGTGA
- the prmC gene encoding peptide chain release factor N(5)-glutamine methyltransferase, which translates to MAQEPWTTKRILDWTSGYLERKGDEHPRLSAEWLLADVTGLSRVELYVNFDRPLSPDELACMHAAIEQRAAGEPLQYVTGEMPFRHIVLRCEKGVLIPRPETEILVDAALEGVDRAADVGADPARVLEVGTGTGCIALSIASERPGTEVVATDLSEEAVRLATRNCEALELGEVVSIVQTDLAADVDPSLMGSFSVLVCNPPYIPTSVLSEQVPAEVVDHEPALALDGGSDGLDVYRRLLGLAPVALAPGGMLAVELYEGSLDAAAALARAQGGWERVEICEDLTHRPRILVAVRKAEKR; encoded by the coding sequence GTGGCGCAAGAACCATGGACCACCAAGCGCATCCTCGACTGGACGAGCGGCTACCTCGAGCGTAAGGGAGACGAGCACCCGCGTCTCTCGGCGGAGTGGCTGCTCGCCGACGTCACGGGCCTCTCGCGCGTGGAGCTCTACGTCAACTTCGACCGGCCCCTCTCGCCCGATGAGCTCGCGTGCATGCACGCGGCAATCGAGCAACGTGCGGCTGGTGAGCCGCTCCAGTACGTGACCGGCGAGATGCCCTTTCGCCACATCGTCTTGCGCTGCGAGAAGGGCGTGCTCATCCCGCGTCCCGAGACGGAGATTCTTGTGGACGCGGCGCTTGAGGGCGTAGACCGCGCGGCGGACGTGGGCGCGGATCCCGCGCGCGTGCTCGAGGTGGGGACCGGCACCGGCTGCATCGCGCTCTCGATCGCCTCGGAGCGTCCTGGCACCGAGGTCGTGGCCACTGACCTCTCCGAGGAGGCCGTTCGCCTGGCCACGCGCAACTGCGAAGCGCTTGAGCTGGGCGAGGTCGTGAGCATCGTGCAAACGGACCTTGCCGCCGACGTTGACCCGTCGCTCATGGGGAGCTTCTCGGTGCTTGTCTGCAACCCACCGTACATTCCCACCTCGGTCCTCTCCGAGCAGGTGCCAGCTGAGGTGGTCGACCACGAGCCCGCGCTCGCCCTTGACGGCGGCTCCGACGGACTCGACGTCTATCGGCGCCTCCTGGGGCTGGCCCCCGTTGCGCTCGCACCGGGGGGCATGCTCGCCGTCGAGCTCTACGAGGGCTCGCTCGACGCTGCCGCCGCGCTCGCGCGAGCCCAGGGCGGCTGGGAGAGGGTCGAGATATGCGAGGACCTCACCCATCGCCCGCGCATTCTTGTGGCCGTCAGAAAGGCGGAGAAACGATGA
- a CDS encoding L-threonylcarbamoyladenylate synthase encodes MTPVLYVDQNNPSPEVVEQAAKTLRSQGVLVLPTDSVYGLACAATPANPAHGRIFDIKHRDRAQTLPWFVADASDLDRYGAQVPAWAHRLAARFWPGALTLVVRASSEVPPEYAHAFDGGPSTIALRVPGSELVRALVREVGPLAQTSANTHGQASATSGESVEPAIAREADLVLDGGAAPLAVASTIVEATGKAPRILREGALSGHEVLLAV; translated from the coding sequence ATGACCCCCGTGCTTTACGTGGACCAGAACAACCCCAGCCCCGAGGTCGTGGAGCAGGCTGCCAAGACCCTTCGCTCGCAAGGCGTGCTCGTGCTTCCCACCGACTCCGTCTACGGCCTCGCCTGTGCGGCCACGCCCGCAAATCCCGCTCACGGGCGCATCTTTGACATCAAGCACCGCGACCGCGCCCAGACGCTGCCGTGGTTCGTGGCGGACGCGTCTGACCTCGATCGCTACGGTGCCCAGGTGCCCGCGTGGGCCCATCGCCTTGCCGCGCGCTTCTGGCCGGGGGCTCTCACGCTCGTGGTGCGCGCCTCCTCGGAGGTCCCGCCCGAGTACGCGCATGCGTTCGATGGGGGGCCGTCCACCATCGCCCTGCGCGTTCCTGGCTCCGAGCTCGTGCGCGCCCTCGTGCGCGAGGTCGGGCCCCTTGCGCAGACGAGCGCCAACACGCACGGCCAGGCTTCAGCCACCTCCGGGGAAAGCGTCGAGCCCGCCATCGCCCGGGAGGCCGACCTCGTGCTCGACGGGGGGGCGGCGCCGCTTGCCGTGGCCTCCACGATCGTGGAGGCCACGGGTAAGGCCCCTCGCATCCTGCGCGAGGGCGCCCTCTCGGGGCACGAGGTCCTTCTCGCCGTGTGA
- the rpiB gene encoding ribose 5-phosphate isomerase B gives MRIAIASDHAGFVQKDPLAEYLRSQGHEVFDLGPTTDARCDYPDFADKVARLVASGDAERGVLICGTGLGVAMTADKVPGVRAVPIQTTQFARLAREHNDANVIGLSGRFVSLEDNEQILDTFLTTSFAGGRHAGRVEKIMREDDADFPGVPAGFGR, from the coding sequence ATGCGCATTGCTATCGCGTCAGACCATGCCGGCTTCGTTCAGAAGGATCCTCTCGCCGAGTACCTGCGCTCCCAGGGTCACGAGGTCTTCGACCTAGGCCCCACGACGGACGCGCGCTGCGACTACCCCGACTTTGCCGATAAGGTCGCGCGCCTCGTGGCCTCAGGCGACGCCGAGCGCGGCGTTCTCATCTGCGGAACGGGCCTCGGGGTTGCCATGACCGCCGACAAGGTCCCCGGGGTGCGTGCGGTGCCCATCCAGACGACTCAGTTCGCCCGTCTGGCCCGCGAGCACAACGACGCCAACGTCATCGGCCTCTCGGGGCGCTTCGTCTCGCTCGAGGACAACGAGCAGATTCTTGACACCTTCCTTACCACCTCGTTTGCGGGTGGTCGTCACGCCGGTCGCGTCGAGAAGATCATGCGCGAGGACGACGCGGACTTTCCCGGCGTTCCCGCCGGCTTCGGTCGCTAG
- the glyA gene encoding serine hydroxymethyltransferase produces the protein MFDEHLRASDPEIFSAVHDELRRERSSIELIASENFVSLAVMEAVGSPLTNKYAEGLPAKRYYGGCWAVDEVENLARDRACQLFDAGFSNVQPHSGAQANYAALAALAKPGDTIMGMALDNGGHLTHGSPANFSGKLYQVVSYGVDQKTERIDYDTVAELANKHHPKVIIAGASAYPRTIDFERFAQIAHDVDAYLIVDMAHIAGLVATGRHPSPIPYADVVTTTTHKTLRGPRGGLILANDPDLAKRLNSSVFPGTQGGPLEHVIAGKAVALKEALAPSFADYTDAVLVNARALGRGMESRGLRLVSGGTDNHLLLVDLTPAGDVTGKDAEHALDATGITVNKNTIPGETRSPFVTSGIRVGSAAVTTRGFTEAECERVGELIGAVVSSPANEELAERTRLEVRELLEGHPLYPELG, from the coding sequence ATGTTCGACGAGCACCTGAGGGCATCCGACCCCGAGATCTTCTCCGCCGTCCACGACGAGCTGCGCCGCGAGCGCTCCTCGATCGAGCTCATCGCCTCGGAGAACTTCGTCTCCTTGGCGGTCATGGAGGCCGTGGGGTCGCCCCTCACCAACAAGTACGCCGAGGGGCTGCCCGCAAAGCGCTACTACGGCGGCTGCTGGGCCGTGGACGAGGTCGAGAACCTCGCGCGCGACCGCGCCTGCCAGCTCTTTGACGCGGGCTTCTCCAACGTGCAGCCGCACTCCGGTGCCCAGGCCAACTATGCCGCCCTGGCCGCGCTCGCCAAGCCCGGCGACACCATCATGGGAATGGCGCTCGACAACGGCGGCCACCTCACGCACGGCTCGCCGGCCAACTTCTCCGGCAAGCTCTACCAGGTGGTCTCCTACGGCGTCGACCAGAAGACCGAGCGCATCGACTACGACACCGTGGCCGAGCTGGCTAACAAGCACCACCCCAAGGTCATCATCGCCGGTGCCTCCGCCTACCCCCGCACGATTGACTTCGAGCGCTTCGCTCAGATCGCCCACGACGTGGACGCCTACCTCATCGTGGACATGGCCCACATCGCGGGCCTCGTGGCCACGGGGCGCCACCCGTCTCCGATTCCTTACGCGGACGTGGTGACCACGACCACGCACAAGACGCTGCGTGGCCCGCGCGGCGGCCTCATCCTGGCAAACGACCCCGACCTTGCCAAGCGGCTCAACTCGTCGGTCTTCCCCGGAACGCAGGGAGGCCCGCTCGAGCACGTCATCGCCGGCAAGGCCGTGGCCCTGAAGGAGGCCCTCGCGCCGAGCTTCGCCGACTACACGGACGCCGTCCTGGTCAACGCGCGGGCGCTCGGACGGGGCATGGAGTCCCGGGGCCTGCGCCTGGTCTCCGGCGGGACCGACAACCATCTGCTGCTCGTTGACCTCACACCGGCCGGCGACGTTACGGGCAAGGATGCCGAGCACGCCCTCGACGCCACGGGCATCACGGTCAACAAGAACACGATTCCCGGAGAGACGCGCTCCCCGTTTGTCACGAGCGGGATTCGCGTGGGATCGGCGGCCGTCACCACACGCGGCTTTACCGAGGCCGAGTGTGAGCGCGTGGGCGAGCTTATCGGGGCCGTCGTGAGCAGCCCTGCCAATGAGGAGCTGGCCGAGAGGACTCGTCTCGAGGTTCGCGAGCTGCTCGAGGGGCACCCCCTATACCCTGAGCTCGGTTAG
- the upp gene encoding uracil phosphoribosyltransferase: MAEEFDPKRFMVINHPLVEHKLHILRDQRTATKQFRELVNELAIFEGYEAMRDFPLEDVQVTTPLETTTCRRLSGKKVAIIPILRAGLGMVDGILQLVPSARVGHVGMYRDPETHEPHQYYCKFPADIENRICLIVDPMLATGGSLTAAIKFLRDAGVRDIRCLTLVSAPEGVRATLDFDPDVRLYTCALDRELNENAYILPGLGDAGDRIYGTK; encoded by the coding sequence ATGGCAGAAGAGTTCGATCCAAAGCGCTTCATGGTGATCAACCACCCCCTCGTGGAGCACAAGCTTCACATCCTGCGCGACCAGCGGACGGCCACCAAGCAGTTCCGCGAGCTGGTGAACGAGCTTGCCATCTTCGAGGGCTACGAGGCCATGCGTGACTTCCCCCTCGAGGACGTCCAGGTCACCACCCCGCTCGAGACGACCACCTGTCGGCGCCTCTCCGGCAAGAAGGTCGCCATCATCCCGATCCTGCGTGCCGGCCTGGGCATGGTCGACGGCATCCTCCAGCTCGTCCCGTCCGCTCGCGTGGGGCACGTGGGGATGTATCGCGACCCGGAGACCCACGAGCCGCACCAGTACTACTGCAAGTTCCCCGCCGACATCGAGAACCGCATCTGCCTGATCGTGGATCCCATGCTCGCCACCGGTGGCTCGCTCACGGCTGCCATCAAGTTCCTGCGCGACGCGGGCGTGCGCGACATCCGCTGCCTCACGCTCGTCTCGGCTCCCGAGGGCGTGCGCGCCACGCTTGACTTTGACCCGGACGTGCGCCTCTACACCTGCGCCCTCGACCGTGAGCTCAACGAGAACGCCTACATCCTTCCCGGTCTGGGTGACGCAGGCGACCGCATCTACGGCACAAAGTAG
- the atpB gene encoding F0F1 ATP synthase subunit A: protein MSNPLDSLSTEVNDLVSSFKSQAIFGNLDTVGFTQYSFWFAVALIVLLVALFAFKKRQQKGLVPQGFFVNGVEWGIEFIRDDMCKGLLGDTWKKHFPFIASIFLVVLINNIIGVIPGMKPGTGTISTTGALALCSFVYFISCGIKKHGTLGYVKSLAPAGVTFPLNALVWLIEVFSTILRLITLAVRLFCNLFAGHVVMGTFAILASLFFEPLLQAVSLATIAQAGASVLWVGILLIIYAVELLVAVIQAYVFALLTAVYVQIAESDEG, encoded by the coding sequence GTGAGCAATCCGCTGGACAGTCTCAGCACCGAGGTGAACGATCTCGTCTCGAGCTTCAAGTCCCAGGCAATCTTTGGAAACTTGGACACGGTCGGCTTCACCCAGTACTCGTTCTGGTTCGCCGTCGCCCTGATCGTGCTTCTCGTGGCTCTCTTCGCGTTTAAGAAGCGGCAGCAGAAGGGCCTCGTGCCCCAGGGCTTCTTTGTCAACGGCGTCGAGTGGGGCATCGAGTTCATCCGTGACGACATGTGCAAGGGCCTGCTCGGAGACACCTGGAAGAAGCACTTCCCCTTCATCGCCTCGATTTTCCTCGTGGTCCTGATTAACAACATCATCGGGGTCATTCCGGGCATGAAGCCGGGTACGGGCACCATCTCCACCACGGGCGCCCTTGCGCTCTGCTCGTTCGTCTACTTCATCTCCTGTGGCATCAAGAAGCACGGGACGCTCGGCTACGTCAAGAGTCTCGCCCCCGCCGGCGTGACCTTTCCGCTGAACGCACTCGTCTGGCTCATTGAGGTCTTCTCCACGATTCTGCGCCTGATCACGCTCGCTGTGCGACTCTTCTGCAACCTCTTTGCCGGCCACGTCGTCATGGGCACCTTTGCGATTCTGGCATCCCTCTTCTTCGAGCCTCTGCTGCAGGCGGTCTCGCTGGCTACGATCGCGCAGGCGGGCGCCTCGGTTCTGTGGGTGGGCATTCTGCTCATCATCTACGCGGTGGAGCTTCTGGTCGCGGTCATCCAGGCCTACGTCTTCGCGCTTCTCACGGCCGTCTACGTTCAGATCGCCGAGTCCGACGAGGGTTAG
- the atpE gene encoding ATP synthase F0 subunit C, which yields MGALGVIGYGLGVIGAGLGIGLAAYGVAQGMARQPEVQGRLFTVFILGSAFVEALALIGFVVSLIVK from the coding sequence GTGGGAGCTCTTGGTGTCATTGGGTATGGTCTCGGCGTTATCGGCGCGGGGCTGGGCATCGGTCTGGCCGCCTACGGTGTCGCGCAGGGCATGGCTCGTCAGCCTGAGGTCCAGGGTCGTCTCTTTACGGTCTTCATCCTGGGCTCGGCCTTCGTCGAGGCACTCGCCCTCATCGGCTTTGTCGTCAGCCTCATCGTCAAGTAA
- the atpF gene encoding F0F1 ATP synthase subunit B yields MNSTTRGLLVRAGTAGGIATAGVLATPAFAFADESAVGADILIPKPAEFIPALIAFLIIWFVLAKFVMPQVLQMMEKRQEKIQSDLDSAERSKLEAAEEVKNYEGKIADAHHEAEAIVAKAKKEAEEERSQILAKAQREASDIITKAHGAVGSERHKAMIELSGSVVDLSVEIAGKIIGNDLSEDAQRRLAEKYLAEVGTSDGQ; encoded by the coding sequence ATGAACAGCACCACGAGAGGTCTTCTCGTCCGCGCGGGCACGGCAGGCGGCATTGCCACCGCTGGCGTCCTGGCGACGCCGGCCTTTGCGTTTGCCGATGAGTCGGCGGTGGGGGCAGACATCCTGATTCCCAAGCCCGCCGAGTTCATCCCCGCGCTTATTGCCTTCCTCATCATCTGGTTTGTGCTTGCCAAGTTCGTCATGCCGCAGGTTCTCCAGATGATGGAGAAACGCCAGGAGAAGATTCAGTCCGACCTCGACTCCGCCGAGCGTTCCAAGCTCGAGGCAGCCGAGGAGGTCAAGAACTACGAGGGAAAGATCGCCGACGCGCATCATGAGGCCGAGGCCATCGTTGCCAAGGCCAAGAAGGAGGCCGAGGAGGAGCGCTCCCAGATCCTTGCCAAGGCTCAGCGCGAGGCCTCTGACATCATCACCAAGGCCCATGGGGCCGTGGGGTCGGAGCGCCACAAGGCCATGATCGAGCTCTCGGGCTCGGTCGTTGACCTTTCCGTCGAGATTGCGGGCAAGATCATTGGCAACGATCTGAGCGAGGACGCGCAGCGCAGGCTCGCGGAGAAGTACCTCGCGGAAGTTGGAACCTCCGATGGCCAGTAA
- a CDS encoding F0F1 ATP synthase subunit delta, producing the protein MASKHGESEKIEAYTRALMDAARAEDRADCDLVQWQHARKFSPEVIATIAAMQNGDDIDLVEAVSKQYKEFLDARDNTVLVTVTTSVPMDDELRAKVRAKAEKEIKASVYLVERVDSSIIGGIMLEARGKRYDASVRAQLANIRKTLSSSFIGGEEK; encoded by the coding sequence ATGGCCAGTAAGCACGGTGAGTCGGAGAAGATCGAGGCCTACACCCGAGCTCTCATGGATGCGGCACGCGCCGAGGACCGCGCCGACTGTGATCTCGTGCAGTGGCAGCACGCGCGCAAGTTCTCGCCTGAGGTCATTGCGACCATCGCTGCCATGCAGAATGGGGATGACATCGACCTCGTCGAGGCGGTCTCCAAGCAGTACAAGGAGTTTCTCGACGCGCGGGACAACACGGTCCTCGTGACGGTGACCACCTCAGTCCCCATGGACGATGAACTGCGTGCCAAGGTGCGCGCCAAGGCCGAGAAGGAAATCAAGGCCTCGGTGTACCTCGTCGAGCGCGTCGATTCGTCCATCATCGGCGGCATCATGCTCGAGGCGCGCGGCAAGCGCTACGACGCGTCCGTCCGCGCGCAGCTCGCCAACATCAGAAAGACGCTTTCCTCTTCATTTATCGGAGGTGAGGAAAAGTGA